GACCAGCGCAATATCGGGCTCAATCCCGGTGGTATCGCAGTCCATCATGAAAGCGATCGTTCCGGTGGGCGCAATCAGAGTGGCTTGCGAGTTGCGATAGCCCACCACCTGGCCCAACTTGCTGGCCTCGTCCCAGACCTCGCGAGCGGCGCGCTGCAACTCCAGCGGCACATGCGCGCTGTCCAGCTTATAGGCATGACTGCGATGGCGCTCGATCACCTTGAGCATCGGCTCTCGGTTGGGCATGAAGCCCGAAAACGGCCCCATGCTCTCGGCCAGCCGTGCCGATTGGAGATAAGCCTCGCCGGTCAGCAGCGCAGTGAGCGCAGCCGCGTAGCTACGCCCCTGATCCGAGTCGTAGGGCATCCCCAAGGCCATCAGCAGCGCGCCCAGATTGGCGTAGCCCAAGCCCAACTCTCGATAGGCGCGGGCATTTTGCGCGATCTCCTCGGTGGGATAGGAGGAGTTGTCAACCACGATATCCTGGGCGGTAATCAATATATCGACCGCGTGGCGATAGCCCCTAACGTCGAATTCGCCACGCTCGTCCAAAAATTTCAGCAGATTGATCGAGGCCAAGTTGCAGGCCGAGTTATCTAGATGCATGTACTCGCTGCACGGGTTGGAGGCGCTGATCCTGCCGCTGGCTGGACAGGTGTGCCAGGAATTGATGGTGGTGTCGAATTGCATCCCCGGATCGCCGCAAACATGGGCGGCTTCAGCGATCATCCGCATCAAATCGCGCGCGCGATAGGTCTGAGCCGGCGTTCCGTCTTTTACATAGCGGGTCTGCCATTGCCCGTCGTTGACCACCGCCTGCATGAAATCGTCGTCGGCGCGCACCGAGTTGTTGGCGTTTTGGAAGAATACCGAGCCGTACGCCGGCCCATCCAATGAACTGTCGTAGCCGGCCTCAATCAGCGCCCAAGCCTTCTTCTCTTCCTCCATCTTGCACTTGATGAAGTCCTCGATGTCGGGGTGGTTGGCGTCCAAAATGACCATCTTGGCCGCCCGCCGGGTCTTGCCCCCGGATTTGATTACTCCAGCCGAGGCGTCGGCCGCCTTCATAAACGACAGCGGCCCCGAGGCCGTGCCGCCCGAGGACAATTTCTCGCGCGCCGAGCGCAGCGCCGACAGGTTGACACCTGCGCCCGAACCGCCTTTGAAAATCATGCCCTCGTTGCGATACCAGGCCAGAATCGATTCCATGTTGTCCTCGACCCGCAGAATGAAGCAGGCCGAGCATTGCGGCTTGGGTTCGATCCCCACGTTGAAGTACACCGGACTGTTGAAGGAGGCCTTCTGGCGCACCAGCAGATGGGTCAACTCGGCGGCGAAAGTGTCGCGCTCGGCAGCGTCGGCGAAATAGTTCTGCTGCTCGCCCCACCCGGTGATCGTATCAACCACTCGGCCGATCAGTTGGCGGACACTGGTCTCGCGCTTGGGGCTGCCCAGCGGACCGCGGAAGTACTTGGAGACCACCACGTTGGTCGCGGTCTGCGACCAGTTCTTGGGCACCTCGACCTCGCGCTGCTCAAAGACCACCCGTCCGTCTTCGCCCACGATCACCGCCGAGCGCAGATCCCACTCCACTTCGCTCATCGGGTCCACCCCAGGTTTGGTGAACAGCCGCCCCAGGCGGGCGCCGCGGCGATTGGCTGGTTCGCTCCGCTCGCTCAGCCGCTTGTCCGTTATCTGAGCCATCCCCGCCCCTCCTCCTATCTTCTCCACAGCCCCGTCCACAGCATCGCCGATAGCCTCGCCGCCCGCCCGGCACCCAAAAGCGCTTCGTTGCCGAACCTATTCGTCGTCACGAAACTAAAGCGAAGTGTTGTCAACAGCCCGTCCATAATGTGTCCACAGGTATGTGAATGACCCAACATGTTGTGGTTTGCCCTTGGTGTGACTGGTATTTCAAAAAGGCGACGAGATGTCAACTTCTCTTTAGGATCTTTTAAATTTTTCTAGACAATTTCTGCGGCGTAGCCTGGCTTGGCAGCGGGTTGCTGAGCGTGGGTCCAGCCCTTGTTAGTCTATCACATGCGGTCGGCGCGGTTTTTCCCCTTCCGCCAAAGAGCAAAATGCTTTAGCGTCGAGTGGCTGCGGATGAAAATGGCTGCCCAGCGAAAAAAACAACCCCAGCGCATCGGGGTCGCGCTCACCAGCGTGCTCGACGAATTGGATCGCGACGGCCATTTCGCCCTGTTTCGACTGGTCAAAATCTGGCCCGAAGTAGTGGGCGACGACATCGCGCGCCACACCGAAATAAGCGGACTCAAGTTTCACACCGTGGTGGTCAAGGTCAGCAACGCGATGTGGATTCAGGAGCTCAGCATGATGAGCCGCCAAATCCTGCGCCAGCTAATAGCGCGGCTGGGCGATGACTCGGTGCGCGATCTACGCTTCGTCAAGGGCGCGCTCAGCCGCCGCCACGCGCCCAAACCAAGTCCGCCTCGCCTGGTGCGCCGCTCGGTGGCGCTGCCCGAGCTCAAGGATCCGCAACTGAGAGCGGCCTTCGACAGCCTGATCGAAGCCTGGGGCCGCTCCCCCCGCTAAGCGGACAAATCGCGCGATTGTGAGGGTTGCCCATGGACAGTCGCGCAGCTACGCAACCATCGCTTTATCGCCAAGCCGCGCTGAAACCTGCCGCCTGGGTAAAATAACTAGCACTGCGTCGCATAGATAAGCTGACTTCGCCCGCGCGTGGCGCTGAACGCGGCCACACAAATCTCACAGCGTGGCACCTCAGACGCGGGCGGTCAGGCAACCGACGCCGTCCTTATTGCGCCTCGCCCGCCCCGACAGATCGCCGCTCGCTACGATGTAAGCGCTTGGCTTGCGCGCTACGTCTATGAGGGCGATAGGTGGCCCCGCAATCGTCGCGGCCACCGCGCATTACCTATGAGCGCAGAGGCGATTCACGTTCTCAATCGGCTGGCCTTCGGTCCGGCGCCTGGTGACTTGAGCAGGGTGCAGCAGCTGTCGATCGACGGCTATATTCGCCAGCAGCTCCGCCCCCAGACCATCCCGGTCCCCCAAGCTTTCTCCGAGCGCGTGCGCTCCTGGCCCACACTCTATCTGACCCCGGTGGAGTTGTTCGCGCAGTATGGCCCGCCGCGAAAAGCGCCGGGCGCGCCGAAGGATCCGCTCGCGATGAAAGCGGCGCGCCAGCGCGCTCGGGTAATTATGCAAGAAGGCGTGCAGGCACGCCTTTATCGCGCCATCCGGGGACCACGCCAACTCCAGGAAGTGATGACTGATTTCTGGTTCAATCACTTCAATGTCTTTGCGGGCAAGGGGCTGGATTACCTGTGGACCGTTTCGTACGAGCAGGAAGCGATTCGGCCGCACACCCTGGGGCGCTTTCGCGACCTTCTGGGCGCCACCGCCAAGCATCCCGCGATGCTTTTTTTCCTGGATAACTGGCTCAACACCGGTCCCGGCACACCTGGGGCACGCGGCCGTTTCGACGGGCTCAACGAGAACTACGCCCGCGAAGTAATGGAGCTGCACACGCTGGGGGTCAATGGCGGCTACAGCCAGCGCGACGTAACCGAGCTCGCGCGGATCTTCACTGGCTGGGGATTGGTCAAGCGCGGCGCTGCGGGCTTCCAGCGCCGGCGGACACGGCGGGCGAATGGTCCCTTCTTTCCCTTCTTCAGAGCACCCTTCACCCCGCCCCCGCCCGTAACCGACGAGATCTCGCCCACTGGCTTTTTCTTCGATGCCAGCCGTCACGACTTCGGCGACAAGCAGTTCTTGGGACACACCATTGGCGGCCGCGGAATCAGCGAAGGCGAGGAGGCCCTGGATATCCTAGCCCGCCATCCGGCCACCGCCCGCCATCTGAGCTTTCAGCTCGCGCAGCTTTTCGTCGCCGACCAGCCGCCACCAGCACTGGTCGCGCGTCTAGCCGAGAGTTACCAGGAGAGCGACGGTCACATTGGCACCGTCCTGGCAACGCTCTTCGCCAGTCGTGAGTTTCGGGACCCGGCTTGCTACGGCGCCAAATTCAAGACTCCCTACCAATACGTGGTCTCGGCGGTACGCGCGCTGGGGATCGACCCGCGCAATGTGCAGCCGCTGGCCGGTACGCTGTTCCTGTTGGGTATGCCGCTTTATGGCTGCCCAACCCCTGACGGCTACAAGAACACGCAGGAGGCGTGGCTCACTCCCGACGGCCTGATGCGTCGGCTCAGCTTCGCCACCGCCTTGGGCACCGGCCATCTGCCCTTGGACCAAGCACCTGGCTTTACGCGTCCGCAGCCGCTCAAGTTGGCGATGGCCGATTCGGGGCCTGCGCGAGCGCCGACGATGCCGGCGCCGGACCGCGATAACTTGGCGCGCACCCTGGGCAATCGCTTCAGCCATTCGACCGCACAGGCGGTATTCGCCGCCCCAGCGCAATTACAGAGCGCGCTTATCCTGGGCAGTCCGGAGTTTATGCGCCGCTAATCATTGGAGGCCTCGGCGATGGAAAGACGGGAATTTCTACGTAACGCCTTGATGCTAGGGGCAGGCGGCGTGCTCTTGCTCGGACCCGGGGCCTGGGCGGCGCGCGCGGCAACCTCGGGGGCGGGCCAGTCGCCGCGGCTGGTGGTAATCTTCCTGCGCGGCGCGGTCGATGGCCTGAACGTGGTGGTGCCGCACGGGGAGAGCATCTATTACGAGCTGCGGCCCACTATCGCGGTCCCCGCCAGCCAAGTGCTCGATCTCGACGGCCACTTCGGGCTTCCCCCGGCGCTGGCAGGGCTGATGCCGCTGTGGCGCGAGCGCAGCCTGGCCTTTGTCGAAGCCTGCGGGTCACCCGATCCCACGCGCTCACATTTCGACGCCCAGGATTACATGGAAACCGGCACACCTGGAGTCAAGACTACCTCCACCGGCTGGATGAACCGGGTCCTAACCGAATTGCCCGCGCCGCACTCACCTACTCAGGCGCTCAATCTGGGGCCCACTCCGCCACGCATCCTGGCGGGTCCGCAGCCGGTCGCTAACCTCGCTACCGGCCGCGCTGCCGCGCAGCCAATCGCGCTGGACCGACCACTGGTCAACAGCTCCTTCGCCCGCATGTACGCAGGACGCGATCCCCTCAGTGCGGCCTTTCAGGAAGGGGTTGCGGCGCGCCGCCGCCTGCTGGCAGAACTTCAGCAGGACATGACGGTGGCGGCCGGCGGAGCGCCCTTGCCCAATCAGGGCTTTGCCCAGGACGCCACCCGGTTGGGGCGGCTCATGCGGCGCGATCCGAGTATCCGGCTGGCTTTTGTCGCTTTGGCTGGCTGGGACACCCATGTCAACCAAGGCGCCGCCGGCGGTCAGCTCGCCAACCATCTGCGTCCCCTGAGCGAAGGGCTGCTCTCACTGATTGGCGCGATGGGTTCAACTTACCACGAAACCGTGATTGTGGTGATTTCGGAGTTCGGCCGCACCGTGCATGAAAATGGCAACGGCGGCACAGACCACGGCCATGCTAACGTAATGTGGGTGATGGGCGGGCCGGTGCGGGGCGGCAAAGTTTACGGCACTTGGCCCGGGCTGGCCCCTGAACAGCTCTACCAGGGGCGCGATCTGGCAGTCACCACCGACTTTCGCGCACCGCTATCGTCGATCCTGAGCACGCATCTGAAACTTTCCGACCACGCGCTGGGGCAAATTTTCCCCGCTTACCGTGGCCGAGGCCCTCAATTGTTGGCTGCCTGAGCCGACTAATCTGTATTTGCGCCGGGATTTAGCGGAAATCGTTAAGCTTGGCGTCCATTTCTCGCAGCTTGGCCAGCTTCTGATCGGTTGGCACCAATACCTTGGCAGCCTTGATCGGATTGCTGCTGGGCAACTCGCCGTTGATCTTCTCGATCGCTTCCTGGGCCAGATGACGCACCATCGGCGAGGGATCCTCGGTGGCGGCAGTCGAGAGCACGTCGATCGCGCTGGGATCGCCGATTTCGCCCAGGGCATAAATCGCGGTCCCTCGGCTCCGCTCGTCGTTGGTCTCGTTGACGTATTCGATAATTGGCTTGGCCCCGCGCGAGTCACCGATTCGACCTAGGGCGGCGGCGACGTGCAGTTTGACCGCCGGCTCCACTGAACGCAAAAACAGCAGTTGGCTGAGCAAGGGCACCGCGTCGTGGACTTGCCGCGCCCCCAACATATCAATAGCTTTTATCTTCACCCGCGCGTCTGGATCGGAGAGCGCTTGCAGCAGCAGTACGTTGGCTTGCGGATCCTTAATGTCGCGCAGCTTGCGCAGCGCTTCCACTCGGACTTTGGGATCGACATCGTTGAGGCCGCGCTGGGCGGCTCTCATCTGCTGTTCGATATCGGCGTGACTGCCTGTGCTGCCCCCATTGGCACCGCCGAACACCCCGCCCATCGGGGCTATCTGGGGCAAGGCCGCCGCCTGCCCCGCCATATTGGCTTGCGCCGCGGCTATCACGGGCAGGGCGATCAATCCGAATGCGCCGATTGCTGCTGCGAACAGCCGCGGTTTAAACATCGTCACTACCTCCGGCCCAAAAAACTCATCGCAGGTGGCACAGATCATCGATGATAGGCTTAGGAAATGCAACCTCGGGCTAACGCCCGCAGACGGCGCGGCTCACCGTGGCTGGGCGCGCTCGCTTTGGGACTACTGGCAGGACCGCTACTGTGGGCGGCCAGCTCGCCCAATCTTCCTGCCGGCCTGATAATTCCCGCCTACCACCCGGGCAAGGTGCAGTTTCATCCCGGCGATGAGCTGCGTTATCGGGTTAGCTGGATGGGCTTGCCAGTGGCGTTGGCCCGAGTGACGTTAAGCAACGAACCCGCGCGCGCGGGGAGCTGGGCGGGAGATGTCTGGGTCACTACCAATCCGGTAATTGCAGTGTTTTACCAGTTTCGCGCCCATTTGCACGAAGTGCTGGAGGCAGAGGAGCTGACCACCCATCTGCTAACGATTAAACAACGCGAGAACCGCCGCACCAGCGAGTACGTGGTGCATTTCGAGCCACGGGAGGGAGTGGTGGAAGCCAGCCGCCATACCTCGCACGGCACGGAAACCAAGCGCTTTGTGGCCCGCCATCCGGTCGGACCTATTGCCGGCGCCTTGCTGGCGCTCTCCCAGCCCTTGGCGGCAGGCGACAACCTTACCTTCGACGTCTTTGTCGGCACCAATCGCTACGTGTTCGATTTCGCCGTGCGCGGGCGCGAAACCTTGGCCACCGACCAAGGCGATAACTTGGCCACTTTGAAAGTCTTACCTAACCTGCGATACATCTCGGCGGGCCGCGACCATTATCGGGTCGAGCAGGTGGTGGTTTGGCTGACCGCCGATTCGCGCCACATTCCGGTGCGTATCATGGCCGACACTTTCGTGGGCCGGCTCTACGTCGACCTGGCCGGGATCGGCCCGGACGGAACCTAGGCGGCGCAATGATCCAATCGCACCCCCTAATCCGCGCCTTCGTGGCCTTGCGTCTGGAGCCGGCAGCGGCGAGCGCGGTGGCAGCCTTCCAAACCGAATTGCGTCTGCTGTCGGCTGAGGTGGCTTGGACCCGAGCGACCAATTTCCATGTCACCGTGCGTTTTCTAGGCAACCAGGTTGCACCCGCGCTGCTGGCCGCGCTCACTCCGGGCTTGGCCGCGATTGCCGCTCGCACCCCGCCCTTCACGATCGAGATCCGCGGCACCGGCAGCTTCCCCTCAACCCGCCCGCGTGTCCTATGGGTCGGTATACGCAGCGATCCCCTAAAGGCCTTGGCGGCCGAAGTCGAGGCTTCGGTCCGCGCCGCAGGATTTCCGCCGGCCGCTCCCTTGGTGCCCCATCTAACCCTGGGGCGGATGCGGGGCGGCTCTCGCCTGGGAGGCGAGCTGGGGCCGGCGCTGCGCCGGGCAGCGGATCGATGCTTGAGCACTTCGGCTATCGACCGGCTCGTCCTATATCAGAGCCGGCTGGGGGCCGGGGGAGCGACCTACCTCCCACTGCATGAATTTGCGCTGGAGGGTGGACCTGGGGACAAACCCTGATGCACGCGATGTCAGAGTGCCAAAGGACCGGGCCTGGGCGACATTTGCACGCGACGCGGAAAGAGTTTGATTGCTCACCCCCCCGGACCACGAGAAATAAAGGGAGGGAACGCAGGCGGTGGAGACTTTTTGCGCGGCCAACTAGCGCCCTGGCCACCATTTTGTGCAAAGATGTGGCAACTTAAACTGGCCGGCCGCAATTTCAGTGCTGGCCGATACGCGCGGAGTGCCCCCGTGGCTCAAGATATACGAAGCAAGGCCCTGGAACTGGCGCTGAGTCAGATCGAAAAGCAGTACGGCAAGGGCTCGATCATGAAGCTGGGCGAAGACGCAATCGAACGCGATATTGCGGTTATTTCTACCGGCTCGCTCAGCCTTGACTTGGCCCTGGGGGTCGGTGGTCTGCCGCGCGGGCGAGTGGTGGAAATTTATGGCCCGGAGTCCTCGGGCAAGACCACCCTGGCCTTGGAATGTATCGCGGAGGCGCAGAAGCTAGGCGGGATTGGCGCCTTTATCGATGCCGAGCACGCCTTGGACGTAAGCTATGCGCGCAAGCTTGGGGTCAAGGTCGAGGACCTGCTGATCTCACAGCCCGACAACGGCGAGCAGGCGCTGGAGATTGCCGAAACCCTGGTCCAGTCGGGCGCGATTGACGTGCTGGTGATTGATTCGGTGGCGGCGCTGGTGCCACGGGCTGAAATCGAAGGCGAGATGGGCGAGCCGCAGATGGGTCTGCAGGCTCGTCTGATGTCTCAAGCGTTGCGCAAGCTGACCTCGATTATCGCCCGCTCGCGCACCATCGTGGTCTTCATCAACCAGATCCGGATGAAGATCGGCGTCATGTTCGGCAATCCGGAGACTACCACCGGCGGCAACGCGCTTAAGTTCTATGCCTCGCTGCGAATCGATATCCGGCGCATCGGCACGATCAAAAATGGTAATGACGTGATCGGGTCGCGCACCAAGGTCAAGGTGGTCAAAAACAAAGTCGCGCCCCCTTTTCGCGAGGCCGAATTCGATATCCTCTACGGCTCGGGCATCTCCAAGGAAGGCGAGTTGGTCGATATCGCGGCCGAACACAACATTATCGAGAAGCTGGGCGCCTGGTATTCCTACGGCGGCGAGCGGATAGGTCAGGGGCGCGAGAACGCGCGCGAGTTCCTTAAGGCCAATCCCGCGCTGGCGGCCCAAGTCGAGGCCCAGGTCCGCGAAAAATTGACCCCCAAGGCCGAAGCCAACACAGACTCATCCAACCCGCCCGACGGCGTCGCCGCGCCCAAGCGTAAGCCCGGCGACTAAGCCCGGCGCCGCCGGCCCCTACTATCAACTTCCGCCGCGCCGATCGGCTACAATATTGCTGCCATGCATTGGACCACAGACGCTATCCGCCAGTCCTTCCTGGATTTTTTCGCCCGCCACGGCCATCGGATCGAGCCCTCGGCTCCGCTGATCCCCAAAGGCGATCCTACCCTGCTGTTCACCAACGCCGGGATGGTGCCCTTCAAAGACTATTTCCTGGGGCTGCGCACGCCGCCGGTGCGCCGAGTGGCGGATTGTCAGAAATGCCTACGCATTTCCGGTAAACACAACGATCTCGAGGCGGTAGGCCGCGATACCTACCACCACACCTTCTTCGAGATGCTGGGCAACTGGTCCTTTGGTGATTACTACAAGGCCGAGGCAATCGCCTTCCATTGGGAGTTGGTCACCAAGGTCTGGGGGCTTAAGCCGGAGCGCTTGTGGGCTACGGTCTACACGAGCGATGAAGAGGCCTATGAGGCTTGGCGCGCGCTGCGGGTGTTGCCCGCCGAGCGCATCTTGCGCTTTGGCGAGGCCGACAACTTCTGGGAGATGGGCGAGACCGGGCCCTGCGGCCCATGCTCGGAGATTCATATCGACCGCGGCGGCGCCGCGTGCGATGGCCGCGGCCATCAGGGCCAGCCCTGCGCGGTCAACGTCGAGGGCTGCGCGCGCTTCATCGAACTAGCCAACCTGGTCTTCATCCAGTACAACCGCGACGCCCAGGGCGTGCTCACCCCGCTGCCGATGACCCACGTCGATACGGGGACCGGGCTGGAGCGGGTCGCGGCAGTACTGCAAAGCGAGGAAGTCGGCCACACGCTGGGCAACTACGATATCGACCTCTTCCAAATCGTCATCGGGCGCATTGCCCAACTCGTTGACGCTCAGGGCTCCGGCGCGACATACGGACAGGGGCCAGATCTGGACATCTCGTATCGTGCGATCGCCGATCACTCTCGCGCGGTGGCGTTTCTGGCAGCAGAGGGTCTTCGTCCCGGCAAGAACGGGCAAGAATACGTTCTTCGGCGGCTGATTCGTCGCGCATCATGGCATGGACGCCGCTTGGGGCTACACACGGCGTTCTTAAGCGAGGTCTGTGAGACCGTGGTTGATGCGATGGGGCGCGCTTATCCCGAGCTCGTTAGCCACCAGGCGACTATCCGTGAGGTGGTATCGGCAGAAGAAGAGCAGTTCAGCACTGTTGTCGAGGCCGGCCTTAAAAGGATCCGTGATTTCTTCACGCCGCCCCCTCCAGGCTCGGCTTTTTCCATCGGCGGCCGCACACTCCCTGGCAATCTCGCGTTCGAACTGCACGACACCTACGGTTTTCCGATCGACCTTACCCAAGCGGTGTGCCGGGACTATAGCGGGACAGTCGACCTAGCGGGCTTCGAGCAGCTAATGGAACAGCAGCGGGCCCGCGCCCGCGGCGCGCGCAAGGAAAACACCGACGCCCCCGAGTTGCGTCTTACGGGCGAGATCAGGTCGCGCTTCGTGGGTTATCACGATCTGAGCGGCGAATCCGAGGTGCTGGCCGTTCACGAGGGCGAGCAGGGCCGGATTGAGCTGGTGACGGCAGAAACCCCCTTTTATCCCGAGGGCGGCGGTCAGGTCGGCGATCGCGGCGTGATCAGCGGTCCCGGCGGCGCGCAAATCGAAGTGCTGCAGACTCGCAAGGCCGACGGCGCGATCGTCCACGTGGGCGTGCTGCGCGCCGGCAACGGACGCGAGTTCGCGCCTGGTGTAGCGATCAGGCTCGCGGTTGACAAGGCTTGGCGCACGGCCGCGATGCTCAATCATTCGGCCACTCACATCCTGCATTCCGCGCTGCGCGAACGGCTGGGAACCTCGGTCCATCAGGCCGGCTCCTACGTGGGACCGGAGCGGATGCGTTTTGACTTTAGCCATACTGGCGCGGTCTCGTCCGTCGATTTGCAGGAAATAGAAGCGGAGGTCAACCAGCGCATTCGCGCCGATGCGCCCGTGACGGTGGAAGAAATGGCGTACCCCGACGCCCTGGCGTCGGGCGCCCTGGCCTTTTTCGGCGACAAGTACGGCGATCGAGTTCGCGTGGTGCGGATGGGCGACTTTTCGGTGGAGCTGTGCGGCGGCACGCACGTCGCACGTACCGGTGAAATTGGTCTATTCAAGCTGACGGGGGAAAGCGGCGTGGCCGCCGGCGTGCGCCGCATCGAAGCCCAGACCGGCGCCGGCGCCTTGGAAACCGTGCGCCGGCGCGAAGCACTGCTACGAGAGATTGGAGAGCAGTTGCGCGCGCCCGACGAGGCCGCTCTGGAACGCTTGCAGCGGCTGCTCGCGCACGAAAAGGAGCTGGAACGCAAGCTGCGCTCGCTAGAAGCCAAGCTGGCCGCCGGCACCGCCACCGCGCCCGCTCAGGAGCAAGTGCGCGAGCTTAACGGCATCAAGCTGGTAACCCGCAAGCTGATCGGCGTGGAAGCGGCTGCTTTGCGTCCGCTCGCCGATCAACTCCGCCAGCAATTGGGCTCGGCGGTGGTAGTGCTGGGATCGGTGATGGAGGACAAGGTGGCACTGCTAGCGGCGGTCACGCCCGACCTCACCAGTCGGGTCAAGGCAGGCGATCTGATCAAGCATCTAGCCCCCATGGTGGGCGGCTCGGGTGGCGGCCGGGCGGATTTCGCCCAGGCCGGTGGCCATCTGCCCGCCAAGCTCGACCAGGCCCTAGACGAGGCCGGCGCATGGCTGGGCCGGCGCTGAGCCAGTATCGCTTTGCCTATGAAGGGGTTAAAGTCAAGTTGTGTTCTGGTGCGTTAGTAAGTTGGAGTAAGGGGCGGCCGCGCAGACGCGACTGCCGGCAATATTAAAGGAGGACGACTACCGCCATTTCACAAACAGTTAACGAGGATTTCCTAGAGCTTCACTTCGACGATCAGCGCCTGTTCAGCGATCTGTTGGGGCAAAATGACGCCCACGTTCGCACCATCGAACAGGGGCTGGAAGTTAGCATCGGGGTTGGCGGCAACGCGCTGAAAGTCGGCGGCCAGCCGGCTCAGCAAGCCTTGGCGAGCAAGCTCTTAAGCGAGCTTTACGAATTGCTCAAGGGCGGCTACCCGATTTACCCCAGCGACGTTGACTATTCGCTGCGCATCCTGCGCAGCGACCGCAATGCCTCCTTGCGCGATATCTTCCTGGACACCGTTTACATCTCCGCCCACAAGCGCATCATCACCCCCAAGAGCATCCATCAGAAGCTCTACATCGACGCGATGCGGACCCACGATGTGGTCTTCGGCATCGGCCCCGCCGGCACCGGCAAGACTTACCTAGCGATGGCGATGGCACTGGCGGCGCTGATGAAAAACCAAGTCACCCGGATGGTTCTATGCCGGCCGGCGGTGGAAGCAGGCGAGCGGCTGGGCTTTTTACCCGGCGATCTGGCGGAGAAGGTCAACCCCTATCTGCGCCCGCTCTACGATGCGCTGCATGACATGGTTGATTACGATCGTGCGCGCCGGATGCTGGAGCGCGGCACGATCGAGGTAGCGCCGCTGGCTTTCATGCGGGGGCGCACCCTGAACGATTCCTTCATCATCCTGGACGAGGCCCAAAACACCACCTCCGAGCAAATGAAAATGTTCTTGACCCGCTTGGGCTACAATTCCAAAGCGGTCATCACCGGCGATATCACCCAAATCGATTTGCCCAGCGGCAAATTATCGGGACTTAAGGAAGCGCGCACTGTGCTGAGCGATACCCACGGCATCAGTTTCGTCTACTTCGACGAGCGCGACGTGGTTCGCCATCGCTTGGT
The window above is part of the Candidatus Binataceae bacterium genome. Proteins encoded here:
- a CDS encoding vitamin B12-dependent ribonucleotide reductase, with the protein product MAQITDKRLSERSEPANRRGARLGRLFTKPGVDPMSEVEWDLRSAVIVGEDGRVVFEQREVEVPKNWSQTATNVVVSKYFRGPLGSPKRETSVRQLIGRVVDTITGWGEQQNYFADAAERDTFAAELTHLLVRQKASFNSPVYFNVGIEPKPQCSACFILRVEDNMESILAWYRNEGMIFKGGSGAGVNLSALRSAREKLSSGGTASGPLSFMKAADASAGVIKSGGKTRRAAKMVILDANHPDIEDFIKCKMEEEKKAWALIEAGYDSSLDGPAYGSVFFQNANNSVRADDDFMQAVVNDGQWQTRYVKDGTPAQTYRARDLMRMIAEAAHVCGDPGMQFDTTINSWHTCPASGRISASNPCSEYMHLDNSACNLASINLLKFLDERGEFDVRGYRHAVDILITAQDIVVDNSSYPTEEIAQNARAYRELGLGYANLGALLMALGMPYDSDQGRSYAAALTALLTGEAYLQSARLAESMGPFSGFMPNREPMLKVIERHRSHAYKLDSAHVPLELQRAAREVWDEASKLGQVVGYRNSQATLIAPTGTIAFMMDCDTTGIEPDIALVKYKKLVGGGMLKIVNNTVPRALKRLGYDSKEIQEIVEYIDEHETIEGAPALAARDLPVFDCAFTPRAGARSIHYLGHIRMMGAVQPFLSGAISKTVNMPADATVEEVAEAYLTAWRLGVKAVAIYRDGSKRTQPLNTGKKETAATAAAASAETNAARPARRKLPDERRSLTHKFDIAGHEGYITVGLYEDGTPGEIFVNMSKQGSTISGLMDSFATAISYALQYGVPLQFLVDKFAHMRFEPSGFTKNGQIPFAKSIIDYLFRWMASKFLDVQAQHEVGLVLDEGLSSAPPAATAAGARASSSRQAFLNQQDAPPCPDCGCIMVRNGACYKCNNCGTTSGCS
- a CDS encoding DUF721 domain-containing protein, with product MAAQRKKQPQRIGVALTSVLDELDRDGHFALFRLVKIWPEVVGDDIARHTEISGLKFHTVVVKVSNAMWIQELSMMSRQILRQLIARLGDDSVRDLRFVKGALSRRHAPKPSPPRLVRRSVALPELKDPQLRAAFDSLIEAWGRSPR
- a CDS encoding DUF1800 domain-containing protein, which encodes MSAEAIHVLNRLAFGPAPGDLSRVQQLSIDGYIRQQLRPQTIPVPQAFSERVRSWPTLYLTPVELFAQYGPPRKAPGAPKDPLAMKAARQRARVIMQEGVQARLYRAIRGPRQLQEVMTDFWFNHFNVFAGKGLDYLWTVSYEQEAIRPHTLGRFRDLLGATAKHPAMLFFLDNWLNTGPGTPGARGRFDGLNENYAREVMELHTLGVNGGYSQRDVTELARIFTGWGLVKRGAAGFQRRRTRRANGPFFPFFRAPFTPPPPVTDEISPTGFFFDASRHDFGDKQFLGHTIGGRGISEGEEALDILARHPATARHLSFQLAQLFVADQPPPALVARLAESYQESDGHIGTVLATLFASREFRDPACYGAKFKTPYQYVVSAVRALGIDPRNVQPLAGTLFLLGMPLYGCPTPDGYKNTQEAWLTPDGLMRRLSFATALGTGHLPLDQAPGFTRPQPLKLAMADSGPARAPTMPAPDRDNLARTLGNRFSHSTAQAVFAAPAQLQSALILGSPEFMRR
- a CDS encoding DUF1501 domain-containing protein, with the protein product MERREFLRNALMLGAGGVLLLGPGAWAARAATSGAGQSPRLVVIFLRGAVDGLNVVVPHGESIYYELRPTIAVPASQVLDLDGHFGLPPALAGLMPLWRERSLAFVEACGSPDPTRSHFDAQDYMETGTPGVKTTSTGWMNRVLTELPAPHSPTQALNLGPTPPRILAGPQPVANLATGRAAAQPIALDRPLVNSSFARMYAGRDPLSAAFQEGVAARRRLLAELQQDMTVAAGGAPLPNQGFAQDATRLGRLMRRDPSIRLAFVALAGWDTHVNQGAAGGQLANHLRPLSEGLLSLIGAMGSTYHETVIVVISEFGRTVHENGNGGTDHGHANVMWVMGGPVRGGKVYGTWPGLAPEQLYQGRDLAVTTDFRAPLSSILSTHLKLSDHALGQIFPAYRGRGPQLLAA
- a CDS encoding HEAT repeat domain-containing protein; this translates as MFKPRLFAAAIGAFGLIALPVIAAAQANMAGQAAALPQIAPMGGVFGGANGGSTGSHADIEQQMRAAQRGLNDVDPKVRVEALRKLRDIKDPQANVLLLQALSDPDARVKIKAIDMLGARQVHDAVPLLSQLLFLRSVEPAVKLHVAAALGRIGDSRGAKPIIEYVNETNDERSRGTAIYALGEIGDPSAIDVLSTAATEDPSPMVRHLAQEAIEKINGELPSSNPIKAAKVLVPTDQKLAKLREMDAKLNDFR
- a CDS encoding DUF3108 domain-containing protein — protein: MQPRANARRRRGSPWLGALALGLLAGPLLWAASSPNLPAGLIIPAYHPGKVQFHPGDELRYRVSWMGLPVALARVTLSNEPARAGSWAGDVWVTTNPVIAVFYQFRAHLHEVLEAEELTTHLLTIKQRENRRTSEYVVHFEPREGVVEASRHTSHGTETKRFVARHPVGPIAGALLALSQPLAAGDNLTFDVFVGTNRYVFDFAVRGRETLATDQGDNLATLKVLPNLRYISAGRDHYRVEQVVVWLTADSRHIPVRIMADTFVGRLYVDLAGIGPDGT